One Methylocaldum marinum DNA window includes the following coding sequences:
- a CDS encoding GNVR domain-containing protein, which translates to MEEKALSDYLATFRRHKTAFAAISAGLFTLSLLAALLLPPTYRSAATILIEEQEIPADLVRSTITSYAAERLQMISQRVMTRSHLLAIVEKFDLYAKARLTRTTDEIIERMREDIAFQPISAEVIDPRSGRPTKATIAFSLSYDAPRPDTAQRVANEITSLYLEENLKTRTQKTAEASDFLTEEVEQIGAYVGELEQKLAQFKEAHMYALPEQKALNLQFLQQTEHELQALDVQLRTLQERAIYLDAELAQIAPDTPIISDTGQRILSKQDRLKHLETELVALTSRYSDKHPDVVKARRELEALLRELGPIDNSLDTVKTLAHLRGELAVLEDTHAPDHPDVIALTSKITAYEESLAAAAPETTARAVAARQPDNPAYLNLSAQKAGTLQELEALRKRRIELQTKLADYQDRLQRTPDTERQYLALMRDYDNAANRYRELRAKQMEAQIGEQLERKSKGERFSIIEPPLLPEKPIKPHRPAIAVLGLILGLAAAIGYIVLRTILDHTVRTPRNVAALAGVAPLAVIPYLVTDDLAVDQTRQRWLLAGLGLGALLLVLGLVHWFWSPLDVLWFRSLRKFDTLLG; encoded by the coding sequence ATGGAAGAAAAAGCCCTCAGCGACTATCTCGCCACCTTCCGCCGCCACAAGACCGCCTTCGCCGCGATCTCGGCCGGCCTCTTCACGCTCAGCCTCCTGGCCGCGCTGCTGCTGCCCCCGACCTACCGCTCCGCCGCGACGATCCTGATCGAGGAGCAGGAGATCCCGGCCGACCTGGTCCGCTCCACCATCACCAGCTATGCCGCCGAGCGCCTGCAGATGATCAGCCAGCGCGTGATGACCCGCTCCCATCTCCTCGCCATCGTCGAGAAGTTCGATCTCTATGCCAAGGCGCGTCTCACCCGGACCACCGACGAGATCATCGAGCGGATGCGCGAGGACATCGCCTTCCAGCCGATCAGCGCCGAGGTCATCGATCCCCGCTCCGGACGGCCGACCAAGGCCACCATCGCCTTCAGCCTGTCCTACGACGCCCCTCGCCCCGACACCGCCCAGCGCGTCGCCAACGAGATCACCTCGCTCTACCTCGAGGAGAACCTCAAGACCCGCACCCAGAAAACCGCCGAAGCCTCCGATTTCCTCACCGAGGAGGTCGAGCAGATCGGCGCCTATGTCGGCGAACTCGAGCAGAAGTTGGCCCAGTTCAAGGAGGCCCACATGTACGCCCTGCCCGAGCAGAAGGCGCTCAATCTGCAGTTCCTGCAACAGACCGAGCACGAGCTCCAGGCGCTCGACGTGCAGCTGCGCACGCTCCAGGAGCGCGCCATCTATCTGGACGCCGAGCTCGCCCAGATCGCGCCCGATACCCCGATCATCTCGGATACCGGCCAGCGCATCCTCAGCAAGCAGGACCGCCTGAAGCACCTCGAGACCGAACTGGTCGCCCTCACCAGCCGCTATTCCGACAAGCACCCGGACGTGGTCAAGGCGCGCCGCGAGCTCGAGGCCCTGCTGCGCGAACTCGGGCCCATCGACAATTCCCTCGACACGGTCAAGACCCTCGCCCATCTGCGCGGCGAACTGGCCGTGCTCGAGGACACCCATGCCCCCGATCATCCCGATGTGATCGCCCTGACCTCGAAGATCACCGCCTACGAGGAGTCCCTCGCCGCGGCGGCGCCCGAGACCACCGCCCGCGCGGTCGCCGCCCGCCAGCCCGACAATCCGGCCTATCTCAACCTGTCCGCCCAAAAAGCCGGCACCCTTCAGGAGCTCGAGGCGCTCCGCAAACGCCGCATCGAGCTTCAGACCAAGCTGGCCGATTACCAGGATCGCCTGCAGCGCACCCCCGATACCGAACGCCAGTATCTGGCCCTCATGCGCGATTACGACAATGCCGCCAACCGCTACCGCGAGCTCCGCGCCAAGCAGATGGAAGCCCAGATCGGCGAACAGCTGGAGCGCAAGAGCAAGGGCGAGCGCTTTTCCATCATCGAGCCGCCCCTGCTCCCGGAAAAACCGATCAAGCCCCACCGCCCGGCCATCGCCGTCCTCGGCCTGATCCTCGGCCTCGCCGCCGCCATCGGCTATATCGTCCTGCGCACCATCCTCGATCACACCGTGCGCACCCCCCGCAACGTCGCCGCCCTCGCGGGCGTCGCCCCGCTCGCGGTCATCCCCTATCTCGTGACCGATGACCTGGCCGTCGACCAGACCCGCCAGCGCTGGCTCCTCGCCGGCCTCGGCCTCGGCGCCCTGCTCCTCGTGCTGGGCCTGGTCCATTGGTTCTGGAGCCCGCTCGACGTGCTCTGGTTCCGCAGTCTCCGCAAATTCGACACCCTGCTCGGCTAA
- a CDS encoding PhoX family protein → MKDATVHSAPSEHSGTFEALLAFPASRPGELPSFRLNAQLFEALHLTRTVPHRASTVVLENPRIPAGSSAAGRHPAGNGGPIAGDEPDRQLRSHYTGIYFFPMNRATLTSHGLLCVVHRYISRRLLRPCTIIGGQYPVDRMWKKVAVYGLCVAEIKKDCSGSWRVIPGRYSRRITERTPVDIAGPARGSGLLSTKYSPDGTRTRGIFVDCAYSFTPWRTYLVCEKNWAFYFANRTGRSREQARYGISTESSRKGWVENDRNAPEHVRFDASAWGNDAKEDYRNEPNCHGWILEIDPFNPESMPKKRTAMGRLAHACAWLAPVKEGHPLVWYLSDDDPNEYIYKFVTKTRFHRRTACGDMLDEGTLYAARFNEDGTGDWLALDLGEPSFRAAAAARHAVFRNQAEVLVNTRLAADVVGATAMNRPQWKSVYPQACEIYLSTTDSRAGMAQAAHPPAVRAPEPCGHIVRWSEQDRRSFATKFTWDLVSIAEEDENPVQFSGSGPEHLPNRRASPA, encoded by the coding sequence TTGAAAGACGCCACGGTGCATTCGGCTCCGTCCGAGCACTCGGGGACGTTCGAAGCATTGTTGGCATTTCCGGCCTCAAGACCGGGAGAGCTACCGTCCTTTCGCTTAAATGCACAACTGTTCGAGGCCTTACACCTTACGCGAACTGTCCCCCACCGGGCATCCACCGTCGTTCTCGAAAACCCGCGCATCCCGGCGGGATCTTCGGCGGCCGGCCGCCATCCCGCCGGCAATGGCGGACCCATTGCCGGAGACGAACCGGACCGGCAACTCCGCTCTCATTACACCGGAATCTATTTTTTTCCGATGAACCGCGCCACATTGACCTCGCATGGTCTCCTTTGCGTCGTCCACCGCTACATTAGCCGGCGGCTGTTGCGTCCGTGCACCATCATCGGAGGACAGTATCCTGTCGACCGAATGTGGAAGAAAGTCGCCGTCTACGGCCTGTGCGTCGCGGAAATCAAGAAAGACTGCAGCGGAAGCTGGCGTGTGATACCGGGCAGGTACAGCCGACGAATCACCGAGCGCACACCGGTGGATATCGCCGGCCCGGCGCGCGGTTCTGGCCTGCTCAGTACCAAGTACAGCCCGGACGGAACCCGAACCCGGGGAATCTTCGTCGACTGCGCTTATAGTTTCACCCCCTGGCGCACTTATTTGGTCTGCGAAAAGAATTGGGCATTCTACTTCGCCAACCGCACCGGCCGTTCCCGAGAACAGGCTCGATACGGGATAAGCACCGAGAGCAGCCGCAAGGGTTGGGTGGAAAACGACCGGAACGCTCCCGAGCACGTCCGCTTCGATGCCTCGGCGTGGGGAAACGACGCCAAGGAAGATTATCGCAACGAGCCGAACTGCCACGGCTGGATTCTGGAGATCGATCCGTTCAACCCGGAAAGCATGCCCAAGAAGCGCACCGCCATGGGAAGACTCGCCCATGCCTGCGCCTGGCTGGCACCGGTGAAAGAAGGCCACCCGCTGGTCTGGTACCTGAGCGATGACGATCCGAACGAATATATTTACAAATTTGTCACCAAGACACGTTTCCACCGGCGGACCGCCTGCGGCGACATGCTGGACGAGGGAACCTTGTACGCGGCACGTTTCAACGAGGACGGAACCGGCGACTGGCTGGCTCTGGACTTGGGCGAGCCTTCCTTTCGCGCCGCTGCCGCGGCCCGCCATGCGGTATTCAGGAATCAGGCCGAAGTCCTGGTGAATACCCGCCTGGCGGCGGATGTCGTCGGAGCAACCGCGATGAACCGCCCGCAATGGAAATCCGTGTATCCGCAAGCCTGCGAAATCTACCTGAGCACGACCGACAGTCGCGCCGGCATGGCGCAGGCCGCGCATCCGCCCGCCGTCCGTGCTCCGGAACCCTGCGGCCATATCGTTCGCTGGAGCGAGCAAGATCGCCGATCCTTTGCCACGAAATTCACGTGGGACCTCGTTTCGATTGCGGAGGAGGACGAAAATCCGGTACAGTTCTCGGGTTCCGGACCGGAGCACCTGCCTAATCGCCGGGCGTCGCCGGCCTGA
- a CDS encoding ShlB/FhaC/HecB family hemolysin secretion/activation protein, with amino-acid sequence MVNWVLLPARCIVAGLMLISLVAKCDEQPTPEASAAPKFDVWEYRVEGNSVLDNTRIEKAVYPFLGPGKAINDVEQARQALEVAYHDAGYQTVLVNIPEQDVEGGVVVLEVTEGQVERLRVTGSQYHSLKNIREKVPALSEGQVPHLPEVQAQLAKLGEESQDRQVTPVLRAGKTPGKLEVELKVQDELPLHGSVEINSYNVSNTTRTRLLGSIRYDNLWQLHHSASLQYQVSPENSDEVEVWSGTYALPTGFADTRLVFYGIGIASNTAIASAGALSVIGTGEIFGARLVKPLEPQDGLFQNLLFGFDYKNFGQSVNLIGADTQNTPITYTPFTIGYDGSYRGKDFLSALRLNLNFSFRGLGNEQQEFEDKRIFSRANYVYLTGEFRHRHELPFGLQLAGRFSGQVTDSPLISNEQFSAGGPTSVRGYHQTEVLGDHGVMGSVEIISPSLAPAGWGFMNELRALAFFDAAKLWIVKSLPGTASQYQLASAGAGLRLQVWRHFTGELDWAYPLAEVNTVDNGEQRVDFRVAYEF; translated from the coding sequence ATGGTGAATTGGGTTTTATTGCCGGCGCGGTGCATCGTTGCCGGGCTGATGTTGATCTCCCTGGTCGCTAAATGCGACGAACAACCTACACCCGAGGCGTCTGCCGCGCCGAAGTTCGATGTCTGGGAATATCGGGTCGAGGGCAACTCGGTGCTGGACAACACCCGCATCGAGAAAGCCGTCTATCCCTTCCTCGGACCGGGCAAGGCCATCAACGACGTGGAACAGGCACGGCAGGCCCTGGAAGTGGCCTATCACGACGCCGGCTATCAGACGGTTTTGGTCAATATCCCCGAACAGGACGTGGAAGGCGGCGTGGTCGTCCTGGAAGTCACCGAGGGCCAGGTCGAACGTCTGCGGGTGACGGGGTCCCAGTATCACTCCCTAAAGAATATCCGCGAAAAGGTGCCGGCGCTGTCCGAAGGCCAAGTGCCTCATCTGCCGGAGGTCCAGGCTCAGCTCGCCAAACTGGGCGAGGAATCCCAGGATCGCCAGGTGACCCCCGTGCTCCGGGCCGGGAAGACGCCCGGCAAGCTGGAGGTGGAACTCAAGGTCCAGGACGAGCTTCCGCTGCACGGCAGCGTGGAAATCAACAGCTACAACGTGAGCAATACGACGCGGACGCGGCTGCTGGGTTCCATACGCTACGACAATCTCTGGCAGCTGCATCACAGCGCTTCGCTGCAATACCAGGTATCGCCGGAAAACTCCGACGAGGTCGAGGTCTGGTCAGGGACTTACGCGTTACCCACCGGTTTTGCAGATACCCGCCTCGTCTTCTACGGCATCGGTATCGCTTCCAACACCGCCATCGCCAGTGCCGGCGCGCTATCGGTGATCGGTACCGGCGAAATTTTCGGCGCGCGTCTGGTTAAACCGCTCGAACCGCAAGATGGTCTTTTCCAGAATCTTTTGTTCGGTTTCGACTACAAGAATTTCGGCCAGTCCGTCAACCTGATCGGCGCGGATACGCAAAACACTCCGATCACGTATACGCCGTTCACGATCGGCTACGACGGCAGCTATCGCGGCAAGGATTTTCTCAGTGCGCTTCGATTGAATCTCAATTTTTCGTTTCGCGGGCTCGGGAACGAACAGCAGGAGTTCGAGGACAAGCGTATTTTCTCGCGGGCGAATTACGTGTATCTGACCGGCGAGTTCCGGCATCGTCACGAACTGCCTTTCGGCTTGCAATTGGCCGGACGGTTCAGCGGGCAGGTGACCGATTCGCCGCTGATCAGTAACGAGCAATTCTCTGCCGGCGGCCCGACCAGCGTGCGCGGCTATCACCAGACCGAAGTGCTGGGCGATCACGGCGTCATGGGATCCGTCGAGATCATCAGCCCATCTTTGGCGCCCGCCGGGTGGGGATTCATGAACGAATTGAGAGCGCTCGCATTTTTCGACGCGGCCAAGCTTTGGATCGTCAAATCCCTGCCGGGCACGGCGTCGCAATACCAGCTCGCGAGCGCCGGCGCCGGGCTGCGCCTGCAGGTCTGGAGGCACTTCACGGGTGAACTGGACTGGGCGTATCCCCTGGCCGAGGTGAACACGGTGGATAACGGCGAGCAACGCGTGGACTTCCGCGTTGCTTATGAATTCTGA
- a CDS encoding PAS domain-containing sensor histidine kinase has protein sequence MACQPKDVFNDGGADFYELAPVGYVGLDPCGIIRVVNATGAYLLGGQRDHLLGSLFLYLIAKPDRRRFLDHLRDCRTHGTGLTEVTLLTVPGRGLPVVLDGRTAPPEYRGSHVQYWLAITEAGDRQTADAAVRKAHLELAERAVRLEALNHALHESDRRKDEFLAMLGHELRNPLAPIRNAMAIMRKLDATDPQLRWVREVVDRQVAQLARLVDDLLDVSRIVQGKLTLRRVPMDLADVIDQAVETSKPLMDQRRHRYAVSLPPHPIRLEVDAARLVQAICNLLSNAAKYTPEGGSIWLTVALDNKNAVISVRDTGEGIPSAFLPRLFDAFIQVDRTLDHAQGGLGLGLTIVQKIVELHGGHIEARSEGQGKGSEFVMRLPLELSASVPQKPAAGSG, from the coding sequence ATGGCTTGTCAACCGAAGGACGTTTTCAACGACGGTGGTGCGGACTTCTACGAGCTAGCGCCCGTAGGATACGTGGGCCTGGATCCGTGCGGCATCATCCGCGTCGTGAACGCAACCGGCGCTTATCTGCTCGGCGGCCAAAGGGATCATCTCCTGGGTTCTCTTTTTCTTTACCTCATCGCCAAGCCGGATCGCCGACGCTTCCTGGATCATCTTCGGGATTGCCGAACACACGGAACGGGGCTCACCGAAGTCACCTTGCTGACCGTCCCGGGTCGTGGATTGCCAGTCGTACTCGACGGCCGAACGGCGCCGCCCGAATATCGCGGCAGTCATGTCCAATATTGGCTCGCGATCACCGAGGCCGGCGATCGGCAGACTGCGGATGCGGCCGTGCGCAAAGCGCACCTGGAACTCGCGGAGCGCGCCGTGCGGCTTGAAGCCCTCAATCACGCTCTGCACGAATCCGACCGCCGCAAGGACGAGTTTCTCGCCATGCTCGGGCACGAACTTCGGAATCCGCTGGCCCCCATACGCAACGCCATGGCGATCATGCGAAAGCTTGATGCTACGGACCCGCAGCTCCGATGGGTAAGGGAAGTGGTCGACCGTCAGGTTGCCCAGCTGGCGCGGCTCGTCGACGATCTACTGGATGTCTCCCGTATCGTTCAAGGCAAGCTGACCTTGCGCAGAGTACCGATGGATCTGGCGGATGTGATCGATCAGGCGGTCGAGACCAGTAAGCCGCTCATGGACCAGCGTCGTCACCGGTATGCGGTTTCCCTGCCACCCCATCCGATTCGGCTCGAAGTCGACGCCGCGCGCCTGGTACAGGCTATCTGCAATCTTTTGTCGAATGCCGCCAAGTACACGCCCGAAGGCGGCAGCATCTGGCTTACAGTAGCCCTTGACAACAAAAACGCCGTGATTTCCGTGCGCGACACGGGGGAAGGCATTCCCAGCGCCTTTCTGCCGCGCTTGTTCGACGCCTTCATTCAGGTGGACCGCACCCTGGACCACGCCCAGGGTGGTTTGGGGCTGGGCTTGACCATAGTGCAAAAAATTGTCGAGTTGCATGGCGGACATATCGAGGCGCGCAGCGAAGGGCAGGGAAAAGGGAGCGAATTCGTGATGCGGCTGCCGCTCGAATTATCCGCGTCCGTGCCGCAAAAACCAGCCGCAGGTTCAGGGTGA
- a CDS encoding porin family protein, whose translation MAVRCKRLAGLGFGLGLAFARAALAVDWHLETQAGLSQEFHSNIRLLPRQLGPRAVWGADLGFTTRLIAREAHWQVQGRARLQNQFYAPIEHIDAQNQFLDLDAHYATERSRWALTANYTDDALLASQSDELVGIVLTRVQRSLTSFAPAWTYAWSERTRFTLGYSYHAADYDARTQFSYVDSRSHTASAGFEHQLTERLGLNGTLAYTAYRADQRAIDYVNAMAGFRYAVTETLDIGVSGGGQYSFSETELRTFRQALVFIGPIPVRVLIPEDVTLKDAQFGPLVTATARQRFESSEWQLDYSHQISPSINGTLFESDRVVLTGRHRFSERLNTSLTLSYTDQAFPLFNGEILSQVSYRLGAELTYALTEHWRLSGTYQYALRDLGDRDGAFSGRQDDHAVFLRLKYDFDPFQF comes from the coding sequence ATGGCGGTTCGATGCAAACGGCTGGCCGGCCTCGGCTTCGGCCTCGGTTTGGCGTTCGCCAGGGCCGCCCTGGCCGTGGACTGGCACCTCGAAACCCAGGCCGGCCTGAGCCAGGAGTTCCATTCCAATATCCGGCTCCTGCCGCGCCAACTCGGTCCCCGCGCGGTCTGGGGCGCCGATCTCGGCTTCACGACCCGGCTGATCGCCCGCGAGGCCCATTGGCAGGTGCAGGGCCGCGCCCGCCTGCAGAATCAGTTTTATGCGCCGATCGAGCATATCGATGCCCAGAACCAGTTTCTCGACCTCGACGCCCATTACGCCACCGAGCGCTCGCGCTGGGCGCTCACCGCAAACTATACCGACGATGCCCTGCTGGCCTCGCAGTCCGATGAACTGGTGGGCATCGTGCTGACCCGGGTCCAGCGCAGCCTGACCTCGTTCGCCCCCGCCTGGACCTATGCCTGGAGCGAGCGCACCCGCTTCACCCTCGGCTATAGCTATCATGCCGCCGACTACGACGCCCGCACCCAGTTCAGCTATGTCGATTCGCGTTCGCACACCGCGTCCGCCGGCTTCGAGCATCAGCTCACCGAACGCCTGGGGCTCAACGGCACGCTGGCGTATACCGCCTACCGCGCCGACCAGCGCGCCATCGATTACGTCAATGCCATGGCCGGCTTCCGGTACGCCGTCACCGAGACCCTCGACATCGGCGTCTCCGGCGGCGGCCAGTACAGTTTCTCGGAAACCGAGCTGCGGACCTTTCGGCAGGCGCTCGTCTTCATCGGCCCCATCCCCGTCCGGGTGCTGATTCCGGAGGACGTCACCCTGAAGGACGCCCAGTTCGGCCCCCTGGTCACCGCCACCGCGCGCCAGCGCTTCGAGTCGTCCGAATGGCAGCTGGATTATTCCCATCAGATCAGCCCGTCAATCAACGGCACCCTGTTCGAGTCGGACCGGGTCGTGCTCACCGGCCGCCACCGCTTCTCCGAGCGCCTCAACACCTCCCTGACCCTGTCCTACACCGATCAGGCGTTCCCCTTGTTCAACGGCGAAATCCTCAGCCAGGTGTCTTACCGGCTCGGCGCCGAGCTCACCTACGCCCTGACCGAGCACTGGCGCCTCAGCGGCACCTACCAGTACGCCCTCCGCGATCTCGGCGACCGCGATGGCGCCTTTTCCGGCCGCCAGGACGACCATGCCGTGTTTCTCCGGCTCAAGTACGATTTCGATCCCTTTCAGTTTTGA
- a CDS encoding polysaccharide biosynthesis/export family protein, with translation MNPPLPVESRKDYRIVPGDVLEISVWREEDLTKQVLVRADGALSFPLVGDVPAGGLTIEDVRVTLTERLTDFLADPVVSVSVITTSQKIYVVGKVNKPGEFVTPGRVTVMHALALAGGLNPFADRDDITILRQTGDRTTPLAFDYDAVSAGEELEQNILLMNGDIVVVR, from the coding sequence TTGAATCCGCCGCTCCCAGTGGAAAGCCGCAAAGACTACCGCATCGTCCCGGGCGATGTTCTGGAGATTTCGGTCTGGCGCGAGGAGGACTTGACCAAGCAGGTTCTGGTCCGTGCCGACGGCGCCCTGTCCTTTCCCCTGGTCGGCGACGTCCCCGCCGGCGGCCTCACCATCGAGGACGTCCGCGTCACCCTCACCGAGCGCCTGACCGATTTCCTCGCCGACCCCGTCGTCTCGGTCTCCGTCATCACCACCAGCCAGAAAATCTACGTCGTCGGCAAGGTCAACAAGCCCGGCGAATTCGTCACGCCCGGCCGCGTCACCGTGATGCACGCCCTCGCCCTCGCCGGCGGCCTCAACCCTTTCGCCGACCGCGACGACATCACCATCCTCCGCCAGACCGGCGACCGCACCACTCCCCTCGCGTTCGATTACGATGCCGTCTCCGCCGGCGAGGAGCTCGAGCAGAACATCCTGCTGATGAACGGCGACATCGTGGTCGTGCGTTGA
- a CDS encoding VPLPA-CTERM sorting domain-containing protein, whose product MKTFTGAMTGLLIFLGGASAHAALLEGQSVYFQFADADLDFFGTPSIEGNTLTFDFSDIYTASPSTPQREVLEFQVVAKSGFQINNFHLSEGGDYSLSGKNSSVAASSRLRLDDFTNDELFRESSEKSFRLGAAGGEKSGSWSAVFDQSITLSEELDVLLTTMLWANPAGPNGEARIDLSSISVTIGSILAGGEPAPVPLPAAVWLLGSGLAGLTGVAARKNQARC is encoded by the coding sequence ATGAAGACATTTACCGGCGCCATGACCGGCCTTTTAATCTTTCTGGGCGGAGCCTCGGCACATGCCGCCCTGCTGGAAGGACAATCGGTCTATTTCCAGTTCGCCGACGCGGATTTGGATTTCTTCGGAACGCCATCCATCGAAGGCAATACCCTCACTTTCGATTTTTCCGATATCTATACCGCCTCGCCTTCGACGCCCCAGCGCGAAGTTCTGGAATTTCAGGTCGTGGCCAAGAGCGGTTTTCAGATCAATAACTTCCACTTGAGCGAGGGCGGCGATTACTCGCTCTCCGGTAAGAACAGCAGCGTTGCGGCCAGCAGCCGGCTGAGGCTGGACGACTTCACCAACGACGAGTTGTTCCGTGAGTCGTCCGAAAAGTCGTTCCGCCTCGGCGCCGCCGGCGGTGAAAAGTCGGGAAGCTGGAGTGCCGTTTTCGATCAATCGATCACCTTGAGCGAGGAACTGGACGTCCTGTTGACCACCATGCTGTGGGCAAATCCTGCGGGCCCTAACGGTGAAGCCCGGATTGATCTGAGTTCGATCAGCGTGACGATCGGCTCGATTCTTGCTGGTGGCGAACCGGCTCCGGTGCCGTTGCCCGCCGCCGTGTGGCTGCTGGGTTCCGGACTGGCCGGCTTGACCGGCGTCGCAGCCCGAAAAAATCAAGCACGCTGCTAA
- the pssA gene encoding CDP-diacylglycerol--serine O-phosphatidyltransferase — translation MRMLELIKFADLFTISNLACGLLSIFLATEGHPGWASGFLLLAVLFDSLDGKIAALLHQQNLFGKQLDSLADLVSFGVAPAFLYFSIDSHHWLKTLILIVFVTCGMLRLARYNISRTNAFEGVPITVNGLLFPALFLISSFLPQSVNIWPAIFCCKVS, via the coding sequence ATGAGAATGCTGGAACTCATCAAGTTTGCCGATCTCTTTACCATCAGCAATCTGGCTTGCGGGCTGCTGTCGATCTTCCTGGCTACGGAAGGCCACCCCGGCTGGGCCTCCGGTTTTCTGTTGCTGGCCGTGCTGTTCGACAGCCTTGACGGCAAGATCGCCGCTTTACTCCACCAACAGAACCTGTTCGGGAAACAACTGGATTCGTTGGCGGACCTGGTGTCCTTCGGCGTAGCTCCGGCATTTCTGTATTTCTCGATCGACAGCCATCATTGGCTGAAAACGCTTATCCTGATCGTCTTCGTCACTTGCGGCATGCTGCGCTTAGCCCGCTATAACATCTCCCGGACCAATGCCTTTGAAGGGGTACCCATTACGGTAAACGGCCTCCTGTTTCCGGCCCTGTTCCTGATCAGCTCCTTCTTGCCGCAAAGCGTCAATATCTGGCCTGCGATATTTTGCTGCAAAGTTTCCTGA